AATGTCTTTGCAGGGTTTTTAGAGTTCCTGAGATCTAACCTGGGCTTCCGTGCCCTCCAGGTTGCGGAGGACAACAGCATGTTTTGGTCGGTGAAGCATGCTGCACATCTCCTGACCCAATTTCAGGGCAGCGGCTCTTACAAGGCGAGGTGACTTACGTCCGATCCAAATGAAGACTTCAGACCAGCAGTCCAATATATATACTCCTTTAGTGTCTAGAAGACTTTGGAGCTGCAGCCAGAAGACATTTCTCCATGATtagcaaattcaaaagaaagcAACAGGGAGATCAAATAATTTGATAGTAGGAAATTACAATCAAATGATACTGGGAAATTACAGTTTCACATACCAGTCTGAGTTCTGGAAGCACATCAAGTTTGACTTTGTTTTTGTGCTCAACTGATATCTTGTAGTTGATCTGGGGCAGTTCGAGATATCCCAAGCCTAGGCCAATCTAGAGccaacacacaacaaacactttTGTTCTCATTTCACTGCCTTAGAAAGTGTCTTGAGGTGGGAAGTGCACACATCACGTCATGCACTGACCTTGTAGAGTTTGGGTCGAACAGGGCTGAAGTCATCTGGaacatgtttttttatttcctcAGGCTGTCCACCAATAACATCCCAGAACTCTGCAGGCTCCTGATTCTGTATTAGTGAAATGATCTCTGCTTTTCCCTTCCTCTCATTCTTGTTTATCTTTTCTGCAAATAACCTACAGGTAACATTACAGAATTAGAGGTTAAACTTTATCAAGGGGGGAAAAAGAAATAGCAGTATTCATCTACCTATCTCATAAAATACCTGGCTTTTGTAGTACCACTTAAGGTGGCATTGGCTCCTCTCCACACGTAAATTTCAAGACCGGTATCCAGCAAGAAAACAAATCTGAAAAGAGGCAGAAAAAATTTAATTTTGAGATTAACACAGATTAACACTCTGTGTTAAGAGTTTGGTAGATTAGGGGTGAACTTGAACTTACCGTGGATCGAGAGATACAGCCTTCAGAGGTACAGATTCTAACTTTATGTTCTTCTTTCCATAGACACGATAaagtctggaaaaaaaaatccatatgTGCAATTCAAATTTGCTAAGAAGCAGCTAAAAGTGttgttgttttgctttgtttcaAGCAAATACCTAGTTGGGTATTGTGTATCCTCCACTGTGTAGAATCCACTTGCCGTTCCTCCTTCTATGTAGGAAATttcattgtcaaatacctgCAGTAACACATAGCAGACAAACACATTAGAgctcagctggtgtggtgttTTAGTGTTTTCTGAACTAAGAGAGGAATTCTTTAGAGATTATTATGGTTGTCAGTTACTGCTCTACTGACCGCAGTAAACTCTTCACTTTCATCTCCCATTTCCTCTCTGATAGTCCGACACTCAGCACCCAGGTAGTTGCGAAGATTAACAGCGTGGATAGCAGAGCCTGCTTTCTTATCCAGAGTGGCTTCCTGTCCAATCCAGTAGAAGATCTGCCAATTCAAGGCTCGGTTGTCATCTAGAAATGTCTGCAAATGAGGACAAAGATACGAGATGGGTAAATGTTATGCAACACCACCAAACGTATGCAACAGCACCTGTGTCCTGAGACTCAGACACCGAAAAGTCCCAAAACACACGAATAAAaccaataaataataataataaaaccaaAGCAGATCACACCTTGAGGACGATGTAACAGTCCGCCTCGTAGAACTTCCCGTGGAAAGCTTCGTCCACTTGGACGGGCAAAAAGTTTTCTATCTGCCACACGAAGACTCCAGGAATCTGGCCCACATCTTCCATAAAGAACTCAGAGTAATCGAGAGGAGGCTTCTCAAGGTTCTTATCCCAGCGCTTGGACTTGAGATCAGAATATTTCATATCACCATTCTCCTGATAAAGAAAGGTATAAACAAGAGTCACAAATGTGTTTTACAATATAGTGTCAATACATTTTGAGGTCATATGATATATGATTTGATATTGTGAGACCAATTTGTCCTCTTTTCTCACCTCCATGGATTTATTCTTCTCCTGGGCCACATCAGACATTCCTTTCAGCACCTGTTTAGCCTGATCGTCCTGTGTGGAATCTTTACGGCGCCTTAACCTCATCTTCCTGGCCATCGGATCTCTTGGGCTATTTCCTGTGTGGAGAGTGTTTATGCACTGAACCACAAGCCAAAAGTTACACAATCATCCCATTAACTCTTCCAGGACTGGATTCTTGCCATTTCAcatgtttatgtgactgaaaagagTGTCACTCATAGGGCACTACTTCGTCAACATCAAGCCTGAAAGTGGACGCGGTATAGCCAttacaataacaataatgaCCGTGTTTACCTCCGCCAGCTGCAGCAACTGTGGCTGGTGATGCGCCTGCCAAGCGCAGCTGGTTCTGTAAAGAGAAGTCTATGTTGTACCACTCAGCTGCCCTGTCCACTGGTTTGGGAGGCATGACCAGGTTTGGATTCTCTCGAACATCCAAAACCTACAGTTAGAATCAACAATTCATTTTTGTAGTAACGACCAAATTAAATTGAACGAGGGATCAATTCTTaaatttgaaaacaacaaacagTGTCAAACTTACTTCTAAATCAGTGAGGAAATGGATTGCCTCTGGCAAAGTCACTAGCCGGTTCTTATTCAAGACTAATTTCTTTAATTTTCCACACCTGAAAAAAATCCATAAATCAACATATTTATCAGCATATAGATAACTATCAACTATTGCTTGCATTTATGCACATCTCTTAATCAATCTCAAGTCCCCTACAGAGTACCTGCAGAGGCCCTCTGGAATCAGCTCCAGATTATTATTAGCTGCCATAAACTCCTCCAGACTGGACAACTTCCCAACACCAGATGGCACTCCATCAAAGTCAAGCTTGTTCGAGTTCAAATAGAGCTTCTTCAGTTTGGACAGTTTACAAATGGCAGACTGAAAAATATCAGGATGACCATTATTCATATTAGCTTTTACACCACACGCAGATACAATATTGGTACAACCATTCAGGCATTGGTCATCTTAAGAGTCTATGGTTCCTCAGGTCACTGCTCCAGCATAATGAAATAGACACCTTCCCCAAAGAGTGATACCATTCACAATATCAGAGGCTTGTGACACAAAATCATGATGGGATATGCATGAACATCAATCAAATATAATGACTATCTCTTGGTTGACATTAATGGTGCAGGAGGGTACTTACAGGTAGGGATGTGAGCATGTTCCTGGAGACGTTCAGCGTCTCTAGCTGGGTCCACTGGTCTATGCAAAGCGACATTTCTGTGATCTGGTTGCTACTTAGATTAAGTCGCTTCAGATTGGCTAAGGAATACAGGCACTCTGGTACCCGAGTCAGATCATTGCAGGACAGATCCACATCTGTACAAATAGAGTGCTCATTAAACAACATACATGGTCTTATATTCGAATGCTCAAAtccactctgacacacacagcaaatTGATTTAGTTCAAATACCTGCTAAACAAGTGAGGCCCTCGAGACTTGTCGGCATGTTGCTCTGGGTGCGCTGCGTGTTCCGTAAATGGAGGGTCTGAAGGGCTACCATGGCAGGCAATTGCCTGTTTGGACATGGAAGACAACCAGCACAGCGTTCACCCGGGGCTCATCAGTGAGCAGGAAAACAGTGAGGTCACTGGACTCAACCACATCACATACCACATTGTTTGTAAGAGGAGTCATAGACTGCTCTGGAACAGCAACCACTGCAAGTGAGTCCTACCTTAACTGTGCATGCATGAGAGGATTATTGTTGAGAATGAGGGTCTGAAGGTGCACAAGACGCCTCATCTGAGGGGGCAGGCTATCCAACTTATTGTCACTCAGGTCAAGGTAGAGTAGATCAGTTAGGTTTATAAACAGTTGATTTGGTATGTTATCAATGCTGAAAAGGTATAAAGAGCAAGACAAAATAAAAATTAGGCAATATCATAACACATGATGTTATACCCTGACCATTCTTATCGACGATGCTAATAACCTTCCAAAAACTCTACCACAGCTACACCTGTCCATGGCTGTACCTGTTATGGCTTAAGTTAAGGACCAACATGTTTCTGGAATTTTCCAAGTCCCTTGGAATTTCAGTTAGTTGGTTGAAGCTCAGGTCCTGGAACAAAAAGGGAAATAGAGTCTGGATCAACAAAAAATGTCTGTGATTGAAATCAATGAGATGGAACAAATAGCAAAACCCATGCTATGATAAATGACAAAACCAAGACAAGAAAGACTTGCTTATAGAAAGCAGTAAATTAATTGACTGCCTAACTTGCTTTTTACAGTGAATTGTGAGCTAAACTGTACAATAATTTACCAGTACTGAGAGGTCATCCAGCTGAAAAATATCATCTGGAACTCCTGAATTCTTAAGGTGGTTTGCCCGTGCCACAACTGCCTAAACATATAAATAATAACATATTTAAGAAGCAAATATACATTGccacaaatgctttaattctaGATTTATAGAATGGAAAATAGCTCATTGTGATTATGATCATTACCCTTAGGTTTGGAAGGCTTGAAAGCTCTCCATGTAGCGTTGTGAGACTGTTGTGGCTCACTGACAAATGTTCCTGACAGCAAATATtgaagataaaagatttacaAGACATTCATAGTAGGGAAAATGTTGATAAGAAACTTTTATTTCATTCATTTCCATACACAGAGGATACTGTGGCAACCGATAtactgaataaataaaacaaaccgtTAATTaggtaatgaataaataaaatatattcacCAGTTTCTGAAGTGAGGACAGTTCTTCTGGAAGATAGCAAAGCCCAGTTCTGTTGAGTTTTAGCCATCGAAGACTGGTCATGGATTTGACATGCTCAGGAAAATAGCCCCCCTAAGGGAGTATGACAACAAATTACTCAGCATTATTCATCAGTTCAAAATATCTGGAGATTACCGTTAAACCTGCTGGTACTGTACATCATAGCATACCTCTCAAAACAACCACGTAATCAGACAGTTAGCTTTATAACCAATGTCTTGCATTTATGCCATTGAATTGAGAGATGGACAAAGAAACACGAGAGACTGCCCCATTCCTAGCAGCTGTTATGCATGCTAGCGAGCTGTAACAGTCCTTTTCCTGAGACCCAGACACATGAGACTAAATAACTAACAACAAAAAACCTTCATGTCCCAAAACATTAACCCTAACTCTCACAAACAGGGCTTGTAAGACGACTGATCACATCATCACTAAATATAGCTTATGCCAATAAACCTAAACTACTGAATTGACCAACAAGAGCGGTTTATTTGAGTGTATTTTGTTAGATACCTACATTTTACAGGCCATTTACACATTAACGACAGTTACGTTTTTTTAACTAATACAAACAGTCAATGAATATGTTTCTGGGGCATGTAACAGCTTGCTCAATCAGCCAGTTAGCCAAGTTAGCTCACTCTGCTTCCTTTAACCTAGCTAGCAAGCTGtctaacgttagctagctagctacgcTATTTCATAACAAAACTAATTTGAACAGGTTATATTTTAGCGGTCTAAGCAATATATGTTCAATTGCCACTGAACGAAAAAACACCGGCGATTAAATGGTCTCGCTTTAATGCCGTTTACTTGGTTAAGACGTTGTTTTATCCCATTAGCTACAGCTGCTAGGGaaagctagctagctggctaacgcCCCAGTGACTGTTGCCCATTACTACTGGCTAAACAGTTAGCAAAAGGTATCTGGTTCACCCTGTTCTGATAGTTAACAGAGACAGTTGGTGGGTTAGACACTCTTTAAAGTGATCTTTTTGAAAAAAGAAACTACAAACAAACAGTTACAACTCACTTTAAAATCGTTTCCACTCAAGTCTACCCCCCTGATAAAGGGGAGAACTCCGGTGGCAGCCATGTCTAATTCAGGATGCTCTATTCCTGTGCGAGGGCGGACCTTGTACTGCCCCTTTGGCTCTCTTCAGCAGGGCGGACACGGCCGTGGAGTCGCCTGTCAAGATCCGAAAAAtgccctcctccccccacaggAAAAAACAGCTCAGCGTTAGTGTTTATTAAACTAGTAAAAACCAGCATGGCCTACGAATAAACTGTCGGTGTCTTAAAATGTACAGATAAGTGTTTTAAATtatgtaaacatttttatttaaatgttttcaaaGTATTACGTTTTCATGATAAGACACACGACCATGTAGAACCAGTAAATAAATGAGAATAAACTTGCAACAATTTTCAGCAGCAACAAGGCCGTTAGTTACTTAGTAGCTACTTAGTAAATTGACTAGTAATAGGTACTGTAAAAGGTTTTAGTTCAGGGTAATTTTTCTATTCTTTACTATTTTTCTTTCGATTCTCTCCGAAccttt
This Brachyhypopomus gauderio isolate BG-103 chromosome 6, BGAUD_0.2, whole genome shotgun sequence DNA region includes the following protein-coding sequences:
- the flii gene encoding protein flightless-1 homolog, giving the protein MAATGVLPFIRGVDLSGNDFKGGYFPEHVKSMTSLRWLKLNRTGLCYLPEELSSLQKLEHLSVSHNSLTTLHGELSSLPNLRAVVARANHLKNSGVPDDIFQLDDLSVLDLSFNQLTEIPRDLENSRNMLVLNLSHNSIDNIPNQLFINLTDLLYLDLSDNKLDSLPPQMRRLVHLQTLILNNNPLMHAQLRQLPAMVALQTLHLRNTQRTQSNMPTSLEGLTCLADVDLSCNDLTRVPECLYSLANLKRLNLSSNQITEMSLCIDQWTQLETLNVSRNMLTSLPSAICKLSKLKKLYLNSNKLDFDGVPSGVGKLSSLEEFMAANNNLELIPEGLCRCGKLKKLVLNKNRLVTLPEAIHFLTDLEVLDVRENPNLVMPPKPVDRAAEWYNIDFSLQNQLRLAGASPATVAAAGGGNSPRDPMARKMRLRRRKDSTQDDQAKQVLKGMSDVAQEKNKSMEENGDMKYSDLKSKRWDKNLEKPPLDYSEFFMEDVGQIPGVFVWQIENFLPVQVDEAFHGKFYEADCYIVLKTFLDDNRALNWQIFYWIGQEATLDKKAGSAIHAVNLRNYLGAECRTIREEMGDESEEFTAVFDNEISYIEGGTASGFYTVEDTQYPTRLYRVYGKKNIKLESVPLKAVSLDPRFVFLLDTGLEIYVWRGANATLSGTTKARLFAEKINKNERKGKAEIISLIQNQEPAEFWDVIGGQPEEIKKHVPDDFSPVRPKLYKIGLGLGYLELPQINYKISVEHKNKVKLDVLPELRLLQSLLDTKGVYILDCWSEVFIWIGRKSPRLVRAAALKLGQEMCSMLHRPKHAVVLRNLEGTEAQVFKSKFKNWDDVLKVDYTRNAESVQQTDGLSGKVKKDSEQKGQMKADLTALFLPRQPPMPLTEAEQMMEEWNEDLDGMEGFVLEGKKFARLPEEEFGHFHTQDCYVFLCRYWVPVEYEDDKDKGEEGQDEEKQPEEDFQCVVYFWQGREASNMGWLTFTFSLQKKFESLFPGKLEVVRMTQQQENLKFLSHFKRKFIIHKGKRKLKVDNVQPSLYHIRTNGSALCTRTIQIPTDSSNLNSEFCFILKVPFESTDNQGIVYTWVGRAADPDEAKLAEDIMNSMFDDTYSKQVINEGEEPENFFWVGIGSQKPYDEDAEYMKYARLFRCSNEKGYFSVSEKCSDFCQDDLADDDIMLLDNGKEVYMWVGTQTSQVEIKLSLKACQVYIQHMRSKDAEHPRKLRLVRKGNEPHCFTRCFHSWSTFKTAPA